Below is a genomic region from Microbacterium esteraromaticum.
GCTCGGGCGTTCGTCGTCGATGGTCACGACCCAGTCGGCGCGGGCGGCGGCATCGGCGTCGGCGGCGATCGCCGGCGTGCCGACGGTGACGACGGGGACGCTCGCGCGTTCGACCACGACGGCGCCGGATGCCGAATCGAGGCTCACCACGCCTCGACGCGAGCGCTCAGGGGTGAACAGGGGGAGCTTCGCCTCGAAGTACTCCTCCATGTCCGCATAGTCGTCGAGGTGGTCGTGCGAGAGGTTCGTGAATCCGGCGACGTCGAACATGATGCCGTCGACACGATGGCGCGAAAGCGCCTGTGCGCTGACCTCGACGGCGACCGCCTCGACCTCGCGCTCGCGCATGAGCGCGAGCAGCGCATGCATCTCGGATGCCTCGGGGGTGGTCAGCCTCGACACGATCACCTCGCCGGCGATGTGGCGCTCAGCCGTCGACGACAGCCCCGACACGACGCCGAGCTGGTCGAGAAGGCCCTGCAGGAGGTGCGACACGCTGGTCTTGCCGTTGGTGCCGGTGGTGCCGAACAGCCGAGGCAGCGGGTCTCCGGCGCCGGTGCCGTACACCCAGGCGCTGAGTGCGCCGAGCACGCCCCGCGGGTCGTCGACGACGATGATCGGAAGCCCCGCCGCCGCGGCGATCTCGGCCCCGGCCTCATCGGTGATGACCGCCACGGCGCCCTGCTCGGCCGCCGTCTGCGCGAATTCCGCGCCGTGCCGGTTCACGCCCTGGATGGCGACGAAGGCCTCGCCCGCGCGCAGGTCGGCGGTGGCGAGGGTTATGCCGCTCAGCTGCACGCCTGCGATGTCACCCCGGACGTCTCGGGAGAAGCGTTCGGCCAGCTCGGTCAGCGCGCGACGGGGTGGGTCGGCGGGGCGGAGCACGGGGGGCAGAGATGTCGTGGTCATATCCCCACCATGATCTCACGCGGACCGGTCGTGCCCTGCGTGCCGAGGGTCCAGGGGATTCCACAGCGCTGGCACTAGCGTGGACGGGTGGAGATCCTGCTTTACCTGGGCGGCGTCGTGTTCATGCTGATCGGCCTCGGCCTGTCGATCGGACTGCACGAGGTCGGCCATCTGGTGCCCGCGAAGCTCTTCGGGGTGCGCGTCGGGCAGTACATGATCGGATTCGGGCCCCGGCTGTGGTCCAAGCGCATAGGCGAGACCGAGTACGGTTTCAAGGCGCTGCCGCTGGGCGGATTCATCTCGATGTCCGGCATGTACCCGCCCTCGGCGAAGAACTCCCCGGCTCGCGGTGTGTTCGCGTCCCTCGTTCAGGATGCTCGAACCGCCAACGACGAGACGATCGCAGAGGGCGAGGAGGACCGAGTCTTCTACCGCCTTCCGGTCTGGAAGCGCGTGATCGTCATGCTCGGCGGGCCCGCGATGAACTTCCTGCTCGCGATCGCGATCTTCACGATCATGGCATCCGGAATCGGCATCCAGCAGGCGAGCACGACGGTCAGCGCGGTGACCGAATGCGTGCTGCCTGCCGGCACCACGCAGCAGATCTGCGCCGAGGGCGACCCTGTCGCGCCGGCCGCCGAGGCCGGGGTCCGGGCGGGTGACATCCTCGTGAGCGTCGGCGGAGAACGGGTGCAGACGTTCGCCGAGGCATCCGCGATCATCCAGCGCTCTCCGGGCGAGCCGCTCGACATCGTCGTCGAGCGCGACGGCGAGGAGGTCGACCTGTCGCTCACGCCGGTGGCGGCCGAGCGCGGACAGGTGGATGCCGAGGGACGCCCGGTGCTCGACGACGAGGGCGAACCCGTCACGCACACCGTCGGCTATGCGGGCATCTTCTCGCAGTACGAGTACGCGCCGCAGCCGATCGGCACCGGAACCGAGCTCGCACTGCAGCAGACCGCTTCTGTGGCGTCGCTGGTCGTCAACCTGCCGGTCAAGCTGTGGGATGTCGGGGTCTCGCTGGTCACGGGCTCGGAACGCGACCCGAACGGGCCGCTCAGCGTCGTCGGCGTCGGCCGCCTCGCGGGCGAGGTCGCGGCGACGGACGCCCCGGTGCTGAACCGCCTGGTCGTGCTCATGAACCTGCTGGCGGCGCTGAACATCGCCCTGTTCGTGTTCAATCTCATCCCGCTGCTGCCGCTCGACGGCGGACACATCGTCGTCGCGCTCTGGGAGGGCGTGAAGCGGCTGTGGGCGAAGCTCACCGGCCGCCCGGCACCGAAGCCCGTGGATGCCACCAGGCTCGTGCCTGTGACCGTCGTGGTCGCGGTGCTGCTGATCGGCATGGGGGCGCTGCTCATCATCGCCGACCTCGTCAAGCCGATGAACCTGCTGGGCTGACACAGGTCGTTCAGCCGTGCGCCCTAGCGTGAGGGCATGGACCGATCGCCGCTCGCGCACTCGACATCTGCGCTTCGCAGGGTGACCTGGCGGCTCTGGCCGTGGATGAACTGGCTGCTGCCCATCGGCTTCGTGCTGTTCTGCGCCTGGCGCACCGCGGACGAGCGTCTGGTGACCGCATTCCTGGTCGTGCTGGGCTCGCCACTGCTCGTTCCTGCCGCCGCACTGCTGTCATCGATTCCGCGGTTCACGCTGCGACGCTCGGGGGTGACAGCAACGCCGAGCCTCGGTGCGGGGCTGCTGATGATCCAGTGGTGGAGCTGGGTGGGGATCGCCCTGGCCATGCCGGATGAGCAGTTCGATTCGTCGACGCGGGCAGGTTTCCCGTCTCTGCTGCAGCTCGCGATCGGCGATTCGATGGGCGGTGTGTTCGCCGCGTGGGTCCTCATCGCCTCCACGGTGGTCGGCATCGCATCGTGGATCGGCCTGATGATGGTGGCGACCGGTCCCCTCCGGTCGGTGCGCACGAGGGCCGTGGACCGGATGGGTGCGTTGAGCATCGTCGCAGTCCCGGCTGTTCTGGTTCTCCTGGGCCTGCTCGGCGTCGGGGCGAGCGGGCTGCGCATCGACGCCGCGGGGGAGGCTGCGAACAAGGTCTCATCGCGATCGGCGGACGAGCAGATCGCCCTCGCACAGACTCGCTACGAGGCGCTTCAGCGTGCGGTGTCCGCACTGCGTGCCGAGCTCGCGACCGAGCGCTGGAGCGCAGACGAGGTGCGGGTCGAGGCTCTGGACGAGCGGGGTCCCGGCTACCCCTCGTATCGCTTCCGCGTCGGCTTCTCGCACGTCGCGGCCGGCGACCTGCGCGTGGATCCGAAGGGCATCGCGGAGGTGCTCGATGCCACAGGTTGGGAAATCGGCACCGTCACCGACGCGCCATTGAGGATAGAGGCGAGACGTGCCGACGGCACGGCGCTGCGGCTGGTGACGGATGGTGACATGCCGCTGCGCATCGACGTGCTGAGCGCAACCTGGTGGCAGTCGGGCGATGCTCCGGTCACCACCGAGCTCGCGGGCCTCGCCGGTTCCACCGGGAACGGCTACAGCGCCCGCCGCTGGCCCGATCTGGAGTGACGCCGATCGGCGTCACTCAGGCCAGGGCGTGCGCGGTGAGGCGCTCGAGCGTCTCGAGACCGTCGCGGGACAGGATCGACTCCAGGTGCCCCTGCACCGAGGCGAAGCGCTCGCCGCGCAGCGCGTAGACGTCTCCGGTGCCGGCATCCGCCGAGACCTCGGCATCCCGCACCCTCGTCGTGCCGGGGGCGACGCGAGCGGTGAAGGTGTTGTAGAACCCGATCGATGCCTCGTGCTCGAACACCGGGACGGTCTTCTGCACGCCCTGATGCGGTGCATCGAGCGGCACCAGGTCGATACCGAGACCGTCGGACAGGATCTGGTGGCTGAGGCAGACCGCGAGCAGCGGCGCGCCGGCGTGCCGACGACGCGACACGACCTGCTGCATGCGTGCGATGCGCGCGGACGCGCCGTCGCGGGGATCGCCGGGGCCGGGGCCGGACACCACGAGGTCGGCGGCGTCGATCTCGGCGTCCGTCACGGCATCCCACGCCGAGATCTGCACGTCGAGGCCGAGGTGGCGCAGCTGATGGGCGAGCATCGTCGTGAAGCGGTCCTCGGCATCGACGACCAGGGCGCTCCGCCCGGAGAAGCGGCCACCGGGATGCACGTCCTGGGGCTGCATCCAGAAGTCGGCGAGGCGCGTGTTGCGCGATGCCAGGAGTGCGGCGATCTCGGGGTCGTCGGCGAGCCGCGCCTCGCCGGGCGCATCGTCGTCGCGCGCCTCGGCTGCGCTGTCGCGCTCGATCGCGCCGATCGCGCCGAGCACCCCTGCAGCCTTGCCATGGGTCTCACTGACCTCTCCCTGCGGGTCGGAGTGACGGACGAGCGTGGCGCCGACGGGCACTCGCAGGCGTCCGCCGTCGAGGTACACGGTGCGGATCAGGATGGGCGCGTCGAGGTCGTGGCCACCGTCGGCGTTCGGGGTGAACAGTGCGGCGACACCGGAGTAGTAGCCCCGTGGCGACTGCTCGTGTCGGCGGATCACGGCGCACGCGTTCTGCATCGGGGAGCCTGTGACAGTGGGGGCGAACATCGTCTCGCGGAGGATGTCGCGCGGGTCGAGTCTGCTGCGTCCGCGCAGCATGTACTCGGTGTGCGTCAGGCGCGACATCTCCTTCAGGTGCGGGCCCGTGATGCGGCCACCGTCCGAGCAGACCTGGCTCATCATCTTGAGCTCCTCGTCGACGACCATGAAGAGCTCCTCGGTCTCCTTGGTGGAGGAGAGGAACTCGGTCAGCGATTCACGTGTCGCCCCGCCCGCCGGGTGGCGGAAGGTGCCGGAGATGGGATTCATGGTGACGACGCCGTCGCGTGCGACGACGTGCGCCTCGGGACTCGCGCCCACGGCGATCTGGCCGGGAGTGATCACTGCGAAGGTCCAGTAGGCGCCGCGTTCGTGCTCGAGCAGTGCACGGAACCACGTGAGCGCGGCGGTGCGGTCGTCGGCGTCGTAGCCGGCCCGGTAGTCGCGCCGGATCACGAAGTTCGCGCCTTCGCCGCGCCCGATCTCGTCGGCGATCACCCGTTCGACGATCTCGGCGTACTCGGCGTCGGAGATGTCGAACCCGCCATCGGCGAGGGTGATCGGCGCACCGGGGAGCGCGGAGATCAGCTCGCCCCTGTCGAGGTGCTCGTGCTCGCTGACGAGCAGGCAGCGAAGCGGAGTGCCGTCGTCCTGCGCCTCGAAGCCGCGCTCGTGCACCTGTCGGTAGGGAACCATCGCGAAGACCTCGCGAGCGCCGCGCGAGTCGTCGAGCGGGATGTCGGCGAGCCGGTCGACGTCGAGCACGTCGCCGGTGAGCAGGTCGATGCCGCCCTCGCGCGCGATCAGCACGAATGATGCGTCGTGATCGGCCGTGAGCTCGGCCAGCCGGGCGAGCGGAACTGCGGTCATCGGTGTCTCCTCGGTCGGGGATTCCGGTGCGGACAAGAAAAAACCGCCCCGGAAGGCGGTCTGATCTCGTGGGTACGCGAATCACCGCCTAGGAGGCGGGCCACCAGGTGCGGGTCGCGGACATATGGCGAAAGTAGCACATCGGAGGTGTCGCGCTCGCGCGCGTGACGGTGCGGGCCGCCACCGAACACTCACCCGCGGTCCGCGGGGCGAGGCTGATCAGCGAATGCCGCACAGGCGACGTGGATCACCAGATGGTGCCGCCCCGCATCGCCTTCTCCTGCTCGAAGACCAGGTCGACGCATCGGCGCACAGCGCGCGCGAGCATCTCATCCGGAAGGCTCGGTGCGCCGGCGGGCACGGTCGAGACAGACCAGGGCAGATGCACGAACCCGGCCGGCACGTCAACAGGAACGGCCGCGAGCGCTGTGTAGAGCACGTGGTTGCACACGTACGTGCCGGCGGTCAGTGAGACCCGAGCAGGGATCCCCTCACCCGTGAGGGCTGCGACTATGCGCTTGACGGGGATCGTCGCGAAACGTGCCGCAGGTCCCGCCGGTTCGCACGGCTGATCGATCGGCTGTGCTCCGTCGTTGTCGGGGATCCTCGCATCCATCAGATTGATGCCGACCCTCTCGATGGCGACACTGTCGCTGCCGCCCGCCAGTCCGGTGGCGATGACCGCATCGGGATGGTGATCCGCGATCAGCGCGCGCAATGCCCGTGCGGCGCCGGCGAATGACACCGGCAGCGTCGCACTCACCAGTCGATGCGGGCCGTCGTACCCCGCCGAGACGGCTGCGACGGCATCGGCGGAGGGGTTGCGGGCGTCGCCGCCGAACGGCTCGAACCCGGTGACGATGATGGTGCGCACAGGAGATGAGCCTACGGACATCCAGCCGACGTCGATCACGCGGCGGTAGCCTTGAGTCGTGCCTGCAGTGAATCTTGGGATGCCGCGCGTCCCCGAAGTCCTCGCCCCGCGTCGAAAGTCCCGTCAGATCCGGGTCGGCAAGGTGCTCGTCGGAGGCGACGCCCCGGTCAGCGTGCAGTCCATGACGACGACGAAGACCAGCGACATCAACGGCACGCTCCAGCAGATCGCCGAGCTCACGGCATCCGGATGCGAGATCGTCCGCGTCGCTGTCCCCTCGCAGGACGACGCGGATGTGCTGCACATCATCGCGGCGAAGAGCCAGATCCCCGTGATCGCCGACATCCACTTCCAGCCCAAGTACGTCTTCCAGGCGATCGACGCGGGCTGCGCGGCGGTGCGCGTGAACCCGGGCAACATCCGCAAGTTCGACGATCAGGTGGGCGCGATCGCGAAGGCGGCCCAGGCCGCGAATGTGTCGTTGCGCATCGGCGTCAATGCGGGCTCCCTCGACCGCCGCCTGCTCGAGAAGTATGGCAAGGCGACCCCCGAGGCGCTCGTCGAGAGCGCGGTGTGGGAGGCGTCGCTGTTCGAGGAGCACGACTTCCACGACTTCAAGATCTCGGTCAAGCACAACGACCCGGTCGTCATGGTGAAGGCGTACCGTCAGCTCGCCGAGCGCGGCGACTGGCCGCTGCACCTCGGGGTCACCGAGGCGGGCCCGGCCTTCCAGGGCACCATCAAGAGCGCCACGGCCTTCGGAATCCTGCTTGGCGAGGGCATCGGCGACACCATCCGCGTATCGCTGTCGGCTCCTCCGGCCGAGGAGGTCAAGGTCGGTCACCAGATCCTCCAGTCCCTCAACCTGCGTGAGCGCAAGCTCGAGATCGTCTCGTGCCCGTCGTGCGGTCGCGCGCAGGTCGATGTCTACACGCTCGCCGAGGACGTCACCGAAGGTCTCAAGGACATGACCGTGCCGCTGCGCGTGGCCGTCATGGGCTGCGTCGTGAACGGTCCGGGCGAGGCGCGGGAGGCCGATCTCGGCGTCGCATCGGGCAACGGCAAGGGGCAGATCTTCGTGAAGGGCGAGGTCATCAAGACCGTGCCGGAGGCCGACATCGTGGCCACCCTCATCGAGGAGGCCAACCGCATCGCCGCGGAGATGGGTTCCGATGCACCGGTGGGCACCGCCCAGGTCGTCACCGGCTGAGCCGGCCGGACCCCTCCCTGGCGACACCCCTGGATGACGGGGGTGGAGCGCGGTAGCCTGACCGCTCCGAGCGCCGATCGGGCGCGCGACGAGAGAGATGAGGAGACGACGATGACGGCACACTCCGTTCCCGCACAGGTGCAGCGTATGGTCGATGCGATCAACGATGCCGACACCGACGCCTTCGTCGCGTCGTTCACCGAGAACGGCTTCGTCAGCGACTGGGGCACGGTCAAGTCCGGGGCTTCCGGCATCCGATCATGGGCTGACAGCGACGCGATCGGCGCCGGTGCCCGCATGACGGTGCTCTCGGCGCAGAGCGACGGAGACACCACCCGCATTCGATTCGGCTGGCGCAGCAGCGTCTTCAACGGGGAATCCGACGGCATCTTCGTCATCGACGGCGACCGTCTGGCGAGCTTCACCATTCCGCCGAACCACTGATCGCCACGGGGTCGCGTAGCGTTGAGCCCATGCAGTCGACGCTCATCTCGTTCCCCGCCGGCACTCTCGTGGGAGAGGGCGAGGTGGTTCTCGTCGATCAGCGAGCATCCGTAGTGGTCGTCGACGCGACGCCGTTCCATCCGGTCGACCACACCTGGCCGGATCAGCCCGGCGATACGGGCGTCATCACGGTCGGCGATGCGCGTGTGCGAGTGACCGAGGCGGTCATGGTGGCGATCAGCGACGAGGGGGTGCTGGCCGTCGGCTCTGACATCCCGGTGAAGCGCGGCGGCGAGGGGTGGACGTGGATGGTCGGTCATCGTACCGACGGGGTCATCCCGGCCGACATCGCGGTCGGCGCACGAGTCACGCTCGAGGTCGACGCCGATCTCCGTGCGTCGCTGAGCCGGGGGCACACCGCATGCCACCTGGCCTCGCTCGCGCTCGATGCAGCGCTCGCCGATCTGTGGCGCAAGGAGATCGGCAACGATCCGCTCGGCAACCCCGACTTCGAGGGCAGGGCCAATCAGTCGAGCCGGATCCGTCCCGACGGCAGCGTCGACGAGTACCGGCTCGGCAAGAGCCTTCGCAGGGCCGGGTTCGACTCCGAGGGTTTCGCGGCGTCGATCGGCGAACGCGAGGCTCGGATCAACGAGCTGCTCGCGGACTGGGTGGGATCGGCGGGGGAGAGCCGCATCGACGTCGACGGGCCGAGCATCATCGACCGCCGTACCTGGCGCTGTGCGCTGCCCGAGGGTGAGGTCGCCTTCCTCTGCGGCGGCACCCATGTGCGTTCGCTCGCCGAGTTCGCGTCGATCACCGTCGCGCTCGACCTCAGCGATCCGCAGCTGCTGGTCATGACGACGACCGCCGTGGCGGCCTGATCACCACACGGCGCGGAGGATGCGCACGGCATCCTCCGCGCTCAGCCCTTCCCTCCTGGCGGCGGACGCGAGGGCTCTGGCCGCACGGGCCACGTTCTGCGACACGGGCGTGGCGGATCTGCTCACCCGTGTGCCTGCGCCCGTGCGCGAGACGACCAGCCCGTCCGACTCCAGGTGCCGGTAGGCCTTGGCCACGGTGCCGGCGGCGATGCCGAGATCTGATGCCAGTCGCCTGACTGACGGCAGCCGTTCATCGGCGGCGAGCTGGCCCGACGTGATGAGACCCCGCAGCTGGCCGTACACCTGCTCAGCAGGAGGAGCGCCCTGCTCGGTGATCTCGATCCTCATGCTGCGGCCAGCGCGGAGTGCCGTCTGGTGCGCATCGGGAGGGCGCTGAGCGCGAGCAGGATCCACAGTGCCAGCCCGGCGATCAGAGCAGCCTGCCCGAGTCCTCCGAGTAGGGGAGACATCGCGGCGAACGGTGTTCCGACGGAGACCGTGCCCAGCTCCGACGACGGCGCGCTGCCCCGCAGGGACGCAGTCGAGGCCAGCGACTGCAGAACGACGAAGAGGTGGATCAGCAGGGCTCCGAGCACGGCACGCCCGACGAGGGAGCTGCGCAGCCTCCGCAACGCGGAATCGCGCTCGACGTCGTCAGCCCAGGCGGGGCGCGCGATGAGCGCCCAGGCTGTGAGGGCTGCGATGATCAGCGCGGCGATCGCGATGACCGATGGGACGGAGTAGTGCCAGCCGTAGATCCCCGTCCCGATCTCGGTGCCCGACGTGCCGATGCTGACGGAGTACTGCGTGAAGCGGCCGAGTTCGTCCCGGCTGGATGCGAGGCCCGCGGCGACCGTGATCGCGGTGATGGTCAGAGCCAGTAGCACCATCGTCAGCGGCCATACGGG
It encodes:
- the ispG gene encoding flavodoxin-dependent (E)-4-hydroxy-3-methylbut-2-enyl-diphosphate synthase produces the protein MPRVPEVLAPRRKSRQIRVGKVLVGGDAPVSVQSMTTTKTSDINGTLQQIAELTASGCEIVRVAVPSQDDADVLHIIAAKSQIPVIADIHFQPKYVFQAIDAGCAAVRVNPGNIRKFDDQVGAIAKAAQAANVSLRIGVNAGSLDRRLLEKYGKATPEALVESAVWEASLFEEHDFHDFKISVKHNDPVVMVKAYRQLAERGDWPLHLGVTEAGPAFQGTIKSATAFGILLGEGIGDTIRVSLSAPPAEEVKVGHQILQSLNLRERKLEIVSCPSCGRAQVDVYTLAEDVTEGLKDMTVPLRVAVMGCVVNGPGEAREADLGVASGNGKGQIFVKGEVIKTVPEADIVATLIEEANRIAAEMGSDAPVGTAQVVTG
- a CDS encoding nuclear transport factor 2 family protein, producing the protein MTAHSVPAQVQRMVDAINDADTDAFVASFTENGFVSDWGTVKSGASGIRSWADSDAIGAGARMTVLSAQSDGDTTRIRFGWRSSVFNGESDGIFVIDGDRLASFTIPPNH
- a CDS encoding GntR family transcriptional regulator, which encodes MRIEITEQGAPPAEQVYGQLRGLITSGQLAADERLPSVRRLASDLGIAAGTVAKAYRHLESDGLVVSRTGAGTRVSRSATPVSQNVARAARALASAARREGLSAEDAVRILRAVW
- a CDS encoding M50 family metallopeptidase, whose protein sequence is MEILLYLGGVVFMLIGLGLSIGLHEVGHLVPAKLFGVRVGQYMIGFGPRLWSKRIGETEYGFKALPLGGFISMSGMYPPSAKNSPARGVFASLVQDARTANDETIAEGEEDRVFYRLPVWKRVIVMLGGPAMNFLLAIAIFTIMASGIGIQQASTTVSAVTECVLPAGTTQQICAEGDPVAPAAEAGVRAGDILVSVGGERVQTFAEASAIIQRSPGEPLDIVVERDGEEVDLSLTPVAAERGQVDAEGRPVLDDEGEPVTHTVGYAGIFSQYEYAPQPIGTGTELALQQTASVASLVVNLPVKLWDVGVSLVTGSERDPNGPLSVVGVGRLAGEVAATDAPVLNRLVVLMNLLAALNIALFVFNLIPLLPLDGGHIVVALWEGVKRLWAKLTGRPAPKPVDATRLVPVTVVVAVLLIGMGALLIIADLVKPMNLLG
- a CDS encoding chorismate-binding protein; its protein translation is MTAVPLARLAELTADHDASFVLIAREGGIDLLTGDVLDVDRLADIPLDDSRGAREVFAMVPYRQVHERGFEAQDDGTPLRCLLVSEHEHLDRGELISALPGAPITLADGGFDISDAEYAEIVERVIADEIGRGEGANFVIRRDYRAGYDADDRTAALTWFRALLEHERGAYWTFAVITPGQIAVGASPEAHVVARDGVVTMNPISGTFRHPAGGATRESLTEFLSSTKETEELFMVVDEELKMMSQVCSDGGRITGPHLKEMSRLTHTEYMLRGRSRLDPRDILRETMFAPTVTGSPMQNACAVIRRHEQSPRGYYSGVAALFTPNADGGHDLDAPILIRTVYLDGGRLRVPVGATLVRHSDPQGEVSETHGKAAGVLGAIGAIERDSAAEARDDDAPGEARLADDPEIAALLASRNTRLADFWMQPQDVHPGGRFSGRSALVVDAEDRFTTMLAHQLRHLGLDVQISAWDAVTDAEIDAADLVVSGPGPGDPRDGASARIARMQQVVSRRRHAGAPLLAVCLSHQILSDGLGIDLVPLDAPHQGVQKTVPVFEHEASIGFYNTFTARVAPGTTRVRDAEVSADAGTGDVYALRGERFASVQGHLESILSRDGLETLERLTAHALA
- a CDS encoding Mur ligase family protein, yielding MTTTSLPPVLRPADPPRRALTELAERFSRDVRGDIAGVQLSGITLATADLRAGEAFVAIQGVNRHGAEFAQTAAEQGAVAVITDEAGAEIAAAAGLPIIVVDDPRGVLGALSAWVYGTGAGDPLPRLFGTTGTNGKTSVSHLLQGLLDQLGVVSGLSSTAERHIAGEVIVSRLTTPEASEMHALLALMREREVEAVAVEVSAQALSRHRVDGIMFDVAGFTNLSHDHLDDYADMEEYFEAKLPLFTPERSRRGVVSLDSASGAVVVERASVPVVTVGTPAIAADADAAARADWVVTIDDERPSGTAFTLTGRDGRTLSSVVPVIGPHMAANAGLAIVMLLEGGYSWQRIAEALERDGHIVAHLPGRTQFVSGERGPAVYVDFGHSPDAFEKTLAAVRRVTPGKVLMLFGADGDRDATKRFDMARTAVEGSDILVVTDHHPRFEDPASIRATLVEGARRARPDAEIHEVSPPEDAIVTAVGLVGDGDAILWAGPGHQDYRDIRGVRTPYSARELARRALIDAGWPAPESHWPVPYAD
- a CDS encoding pyroglutamyl-peptidase I; amino-acid sequence: MRTIIVTGFEPFGGDARNPSADAVAAVSAGYDGPHRLVSATLPVSFAGAARALRALIADHHPDAVIATGLAGGSDSVAIERVGINLMDARIPDNDGAQPIDQPCEPAGPAARFATIPVKRIVAALTGEGIPARVSLTAGTYVCNHVLYTALAAVPVDVPAGFVHLPWSVSTVPAGAPSLPDEMLARAVRRCVDLVFEQEKAMRGGTIW